The Prosthecobacter dejongeii genome contains a region encoding:
- a CDS encoding thiolase family protein: protein MIYTSPVYITDARRTPIGRLGGGLRSLSATDLALPVAQAMVPEALKPAIQQVILGQVLPAGSGMNVARQLGLKLGLPQSTPAYGVNMVCGSGMKAVALGADAIASGEASLVLAGGVESMSRAPHYATDLRQGCKLGNSTLADAILTDGLTDPVLNIGMGETAERIVDACVISREDQDAFALRSQQLAAANRDAFQREIVPLTTREGTVQHDEHPRADTTLEKLASLKPAFRKDGSVTAGNSSGVNDGAALLLLASSEAIRQHGLTARARIVACTAVGCDPATMGLGPVHAIRRLCEETGWDLAEVDAFEINEAFAAQALACARQLHLDPAKLNRRGGAIALGHPVGCSGARVLVTLLHLMEDLQLPRGIASLCIGGGMGIAMAIEWEG from the coding sequence ATGATTTACACATCCCCCGTTTACATCACCGACGCACGGCGCACTCCCATCGGTCGTTTGGGTGGCGGGCTGCGCAGTCTTTCGGCGACCGATCTGGCCCTACCTGTGGCCCAGGCCATGGTTCCCGAGGCACTGAAACCAGCCATCCAGCAAGTCATCCTAGGGCAGGTCCTGCCAGCGGGCTCGGGCATGAATGTGGCACGGCAGCTGGGGCTGAAACTGGGCCTCCCCCAGAGCACCCCTGCTTATGGCGTGAATATGGTCTGTGGATCCGGCATGAAAGCTGTGGCGCTAGGCGCAGATGCCATCGCCTCAGGGGAAGCATCCCTCGTCTTAGCAGGAGGTGTGGAATCCATGAGCCGAGCGCCCCACTATGCCACGGATCTGCGGCAGGGCTGTAAGCTGGGAAACAGCACGCTGGCAGACGCCATCCTCACCGATGGCCTAACCGATCCTGTGTTAAACATCGGCATGGGTGAAACGGCCGAACGCATCGTGGATGCCTGTGTGATTTCGCGCGAAGATCAGGACGCCTTTGCTCTGCGCAGCCAACAACTGGCTGCGGCCAATCGCGACGCTTTTCAACGTGAGATCGTCCCGCTCACGACTCGCGAAGGCACGGTGCAGCATGACGAACATCCCCGAGCCGATACCACCCTGGAAAAGTTAGCGTCACTGAAACCCGCGTTCCGCAAGGATGGCAGCGTCACTGCCGGCAATTCGTCGGGAGTGAATGATGGTGCGGCTTTGCTGCTGCTGGCCTCGAGTGAAGCGATCCGACAACATGGACTCACCGCACGCGCACGCATCGTGGCCTGCACCGCCGTGGGCTGTGACCCTGCGACCATGGGACTGGGGCCTGTCCATGCGATCCGCCGCCTGTGTGAAGAGACCGGCTGGGACCTGGCGGAAGTGGATGCCTTCGAGATCAATGAAGCTTTTGCTGCGCAGGCCCTCGCCTGTGCGCGCCAGCTTCACCTGGATCCCGCTAAGCTGAATCGCCGGGGTGGGGCCATCGCCCTCGGTCATCCCGTCGGTTGCAGCGGTGCACGCGTGCTCGTCACGCTTCTGCATCTCATGGAAGACCTGCAACTCCCCCGTGGCATCGCCTCCCTGTGCATAGGTGGAGGTATGGGGATCGCCATGGCGATTGAGTGGGAGGGATGA
- a CDS encoding DUF1549 domain-containing protein: protein MKTFLLSLSSLFVLALAVQAAPPKKEESIDPNKPVSFYKHIRPILQANCTGCHQPAKAKGDYVMTDFAKLLAGGEEGNAIVPGKPEESNLLKVSTPNAEGKVEMPPKGDPLHETQVALIKRWVSEGAKDDTPASAMAHYDMEHPPVYVTAPAVTSMEYSPDGTLLAVAGYHEVLIHKADGSGIVTRLVGLAERIQKLAWSPDGSKILVTGGSPAREGEIQVWDVAKKKLELSKSLTFDTLYGASWSPDGKFIAVGCADNGLRAFEAATGKETLFMGGHSDWVLDTVWSTDGKFIASCGRDMSVKLTEVETQRFVDNITSITPGALKGGVQALVRHPLRNEILIGGTDGMPAIYRMERITKRVIGDNANLIRKFPLMQGRIFGVDFAPDGKRIAAGASHEGTGQVNIYTSDYDSTMPDEVKTIVETRSGAGKALEDWIVKDVKLIASVPMPTGGIFTVSFSPDGQTVAAAGQDGRIRLIESTTGKIAKEFVSVPLVENKAIAASEVIADDSVRATAVKDDKVETLVPGLTVASIEVQPTTISLSKPMEYAQLLVTATLSNGTKADVTRMAKLTFLGGEAASINERGLLRPGSDGKGEVKIAFMGKSATVPVTVTGMNLALKPDYVRDVMPITSKLGCNMGTCHGAKDGKAGFKLSLRGYDPIYDVLAFTDELASRRANVASPDHSLMLLKASGSVPHEGGQLTVPGELYYETLKAWISQGAKLDLKTPRVTSIEVFPKNPVLERIGSRQQIRVIARYADGYVKDVTAEAFVDSGNMEVLEADKTGLVTSLRRGEAAILARFEGAYAATTVTVMGDRTGFAWKEPEKWTKIDELVTRKWERMKIEPSGLCSDEDFLRRIHIDLTGLPPKVEEVRAFVADARDSRTKRNEVIDKLIGNPDFVDHWSNKWADMLQVNSKFLGNEGVKILRDWIKQQVADNTPYDRMAYRIITATGSTKDNPAAAYYKTVRTPEELVENTTHLFLATRFNCNKCHDHPFEKWTWDQYYQTAAFFAQVDLKTDPASAGKTIGGTAVEGAKPLYEIVGDKTMGEMNHLRTNAPVAPQVPFDMELVSKTATSRREQFATWMTSPENDYFAMSYTNRIWGYLTGTGVIEPLDDIRAGNPPSNPELLQYLTNEFVQSGFNVRHLMKIITQSRTYQLSLSTNKWNEDDKVNYSHAKARRLPAEVLFDSVFAVTGSMPNIPGVPKGTRAAQLIDGQTQLPDGFLTNFGKPARESVCECERSNEVNLGPVMALMSGPTVGDAISDPNNAIAKLTNEVKDDAKLVEEIFLRILNRKPTGKEINAALASMAGMDVEHKQLAAEWQAKEAEQKPVIAKAEAERLALIAAAKKELEDYQVKMAPEVKKKAEARLAAIKKAEEAVKKAADTAPMQQPRWEQYADLSTEWVPLELAVTRAAGVEKLEVQPDGSVFATAFSEGRLAAGNYQLSGKTSLENVTAIKLEALPDDRLPNNGPGIAPDGNFVLSEFNVSATALNPAGGQRVKGGVPQELRNPKADFEQANFAVTEALKKGNRDRGWAVSPEGGFRHEATFEFANPVAFKGGSQFIIQMSQPFQNGRYNLGRFRLWVTSSPVVRFGVAKAVADGIKTPAAKRTTEQKAALVAHFLDQARDYQTTKKSLAAAKRPLPVDTQLVALEAKYQSSQSPITLDPKLVQLRRDADLSSKQLGNKRLTAAQDLAWALINSPAFLFNH from the coding sequence ATGAAGACGTTCCTGCTTTCTCTTTCCAGCCTGTTTGTTCTCGCGCTGGCCGTCCAGGCTGCCCCGCCGAAGAAAGAGGAGAGCATTGATCCCAACAAACCGGTCTCGTTTTACAAACACATCCGCCCCATCCTCCAGGCAAACTGCACGGGCTGCCACCAGCCAGCGAAGGCCAAGGGCGACTACGTGATGACCGACTTCGCCAAACTGCTGGCAGGTGGAGAAGAGGGCAACGCCATCGTCCCCGGTAAGCCAGAGGAATCGAACCTCCTAAAGGTCTCCACCCCCAATGCCGAAGGCAAGGTGGAGATGCCACCCAAGGGCGATCCTCTTCATGAAACGCAGGTCGCCCTCATCAAGCGCTGGGTCAGCGAGGGGGCCAAAGATGATACCCCCGCTTCTGCCATGGCGCACTATGACATGGAGCACCCGCCCGTGTATGTCACCGCGCCAGCCGTGACCTCCATGGAGTATTCGCCCGATGGCACCCTGCTCGCAGTGGCCGGTTACCATGAAGTGCTCATTCATAAGGCCGATGGCAGTGGCATTGTTACACGTTTGGTTGGGCTGGCGGAGCGCATTCAAAAGCTGGCCTGGTCGCCCGATGGCAGCAAGATCCTCGTCACTGGCGGCAGCCCGGCACGCGAAGGGGAGATCCAGGTCTGGGATGTGGCGAAGAAGAAGCTGGAGCTGTCCAAGTCCCTGACTTTCGACACCCTTTACGGTGCCAGTTGGTCGCCCGATGGCAAGTTCATCGCTGTGGGCTGTGCGGACAATGGCCTGCGCGCTTTTGAAGCCGCCACGGGCAAAGAAACCCTCTTCATGGGTGGCCACAGTGACTGGGTGCTGGACACCGTGTGGAGCACGGATGGCAAGTTCATCGCCTCCTGCGGCCGTGACATGAGCGTGAAACTCACCGAGGTAGAAACGCAGCGTTTTGTGGACAATATCACCTCCATCACACCGGGTGCTCTCAAGGGCGGTGTGCAGGCCCTGGTGCGCCATCCTTTGCGCAATGAAATCCTCATCGGCGGCACCGATGGCATGCCGGCCATCTACCGCATGGAGCGCATCACCAAACGAGTCATCGGGGACAATGCCAACCTCATCCGCAAGTTTCCCCTCATGCAGGGCCGCATCTTCGGCGTGGACTTCGCGCCCGATGGCAAACGCATCGCCGCTGGTGCCTCGCATGAAGGCACGGGCCAGGTGAATATCTACACCTCCGATTATGACAGCACGATGCCGGACGAGGTGAAGACCATCGTCGAAACTCGCAGTGGCGCTGGCAAGGCGCTTGAGGACTGGATTGTCAAAGACGTAAAGCTCATCGCCAGTGTGCCCATGCCCACCGGTGGCATCTTTACCGTCAGCTTCAGTCCCGATGGCCAAACCGTGGCTGCTGCGGGCCAGGATGGTCGCATCCGTCTCATCGAATCCACAACGGGTAAGATTGCCAAAGAGTTTGTTAGCGTACCTTTGGTCGAAAACAAAGCCATCGCGGCCAGTGAGGTCATCGCCGATGATAGCGTGCGTGCGACAGCGGTGAAGGATGACAAAGTGGAGACCTTGGTTCCCGGCCTCACCGTTGCCTCCATTGAGGTGCAGCCCACCACCATCAGCCTCAGCAAGCCGATGGAATACGCCCAGCTTTTGGTCACAGCGACTCTAAGCAATGGCACGAAGGCCGATGTCACCCGCATGGCCAAACTGACCTTCCTGGGCGGTGAAGCGGCGAGCATCAATGAGCGTGGTCTGCTGCGCCCTGGCAGCGATGGCAAAGGTGAGGTGAAGATCGCCTTCATGGGCAAGAGCGCCACTGTGCCCGTGACGGTGACAGGTATGAATCTAGCCCTGAAACCGGACTACGTGCGCGATGTGATGCCCATCACTTCCAAGCTCGGTTGCAACATGGGCACCTGCCATGGGGCCAAGGATGGCAAGGCGGGCTTCAAGCTCAGCCTGCGCGGTTATGACCCCATTTATGACGTGCTCGCTTTTACCGATGAACTCGCCAGCCGTCGTGCCAACGTGGCCTCTCCAGATCATTCGCTGATGCTGCTGAAGGCCAGTGGTTCGGTTCCCCATGAAGGCGGGCAATTGACCGTCCCTGGTGAACTGTATTATGAAACGCTGAAGGCATGGATCAGCCAGGGCGCTAAGCTCGACCTCAAGACCCCACGGGTGACCAGCATCGAGGTGTTCCCCAAAAACCCTGTGCTGGAGCGCATCGGCAGCCGCCAGCAGATCCGCGTCATCGCCCGTTATGCGGATGGTTATGTCAAAGATGTCACCGCGGAAGCCTTTGTGGACAGCGGCAACATGGAAGTGCTGGAGGCAGACAAAACCGGCCTGGTGACCAGTCTGCGCCGTGGCGAGGCCGCCATCCTCGCCCGCTTTGAAGGGGCCTATGCTGCCACCACCGTCACCGTCATGGGAGACCGCACCGGCTTCGCCTGGAAGGAGCCTGAGAAGTGGACCAAGATTGATGAACTCGTGACCCGCAAGTGGGAGCGCATGAAGATCGAACCCAGCGGACTGTGCAGCGATGAAGACTTCCTACGCCGCATTCACATTGACCTCACCGGCCTGCCTCCAAAGGTGGAAGAAGTGCGCGCCTTTGTAGCAGATGCACGAGACAGCCGGACGAAGCGCAATGAGGTCATTGATAAGCTCATCGGCAATCCAGACTTTGTGGATCATTGGTCGAACAAATGGGCGGACATGTTGCAAGTGAACAGCAAATTCCTCGGCAACGAAGGTGTCAAGATTTTGCGGGATTGGATCAAGCAACAGGTCGCGGATAACACCCCCTACGACCGGATGGCCTACCGCATCATCACGGCCACGGGTTCTACCAAGGACAACCCCGCTGCTGCCTATTACAAGACAGTGCGCACCCCGGAAGAACTGGTGGAAAACACCACGCACCTTTTCCTGGCCACTCGATTCAATTGCAACAAGTGCCACGACCATCCTTTTGAAAAATGGACCTGGGACCAATACTACCAGACCGCCGCTTTCTTTGCCCAAGTGGATCTGAAGACCGATCCCGCAAGCGCTGGCAAGACCATTGGTGGTACCGCTGTGGAAGGGGCCAAGCCTCTGTATGAAATCGTCGGTGACAAAACCATGGGCGAGATGAATCACCTCCGCACAAATGCCCCCGTGGCCCCGCAGGTGCCTTTTGACATGGAATTGGTTAGCAAGACCGCCACCAGCCGCCGCGAGCAGTTTGCGACCTGGATGACCAGCCCGGAAAACGACTACTTCGCCATGAGCTACACCAATCGCATTTGGGGCTATCTCACCGGCACGGGCGTCATCGAGCCCCTGGACGACATCCGTGCAGGCAACCCGCCTAGCAATCCTGAGCTCCTCCAATACCTGACGAATGAGTTTGTGCAGAGTGGCTTCAATGTGCGTCACCTGATGAAGATCATCACCCAGAGCCGCACCTATCAACTCAGCCTCTCCACCAACAAATGGAACGAGGACGACAAGGTGAACTACAGCCATGCCAAGGCCCGCCGCCTGCCTGCAGAGGTGCTGTTTGACTCCGTCTTTGCCGTGACCGGTTCTATGCCGAATATCCCCGGCGTGCCCAAAGGCACACGGGCGGCCCAGCTCATTGACGGTCAAACTCAGTTGCCCGATGGCTTCCTAACCAACTTTGGTAAACCTGCGCGTGAGAGCGTGTGCGAGTGCGAGCGCAGCAACGAGGTGAATCTCGGCCCCGTCATGGCCCTGATGTCGGGCCCGACGGTGGGAGATGCCATCAGCGATCCGAACAACGCCATCGCCAAGCTCACGAATGAAGTGAAGGACGACGCCAAGCTGGTGGAAGAAATCTTCCTGCGCATTCTCAATCGCAAACCGACAGGCAAGGAGATCAATGCAGCCCTGGCCAGCATGGCGGGCATGGATGTGGAGCATAAACAACTCGCTGCTGAATGGCAGGCGAAAGAGGCCGAGCAAAAGCCTGTGATCGCCAAGGCTGAAGCCGAGCGCCTGGCTCTGATTGCCGCTGCTAAGAAGGAACTGGAAGACTACCAAGTCAAAATGGCCCCCGAAGTGAAGAAAAAGGCAGAAGCCCGTCTGGCTGCGATCAAGAAAGCCGAAGAGGCCGTGAAAAAAGCGGCTGATACCGCGCCGATGCAGCAGCCACGCTGGGAGCAGTATGCCGATCTCTCGACGGAATGGGTGCCGCTGGAGCTCGCCGTCACCCGTGCCGCCGGCGTGGAGAAGCTGGAGGTCCAGCCTGATGGCTCTGTCTTCGCCACCGCCTTTTCAGAAGGGCGTTTAGCCGCTGGCAATTATCAACTCAGTGGCAAGACCTCGCTGGAAAATGTCACGGCCATCAAGCTGGAAGCGCTGCCAGATGATCGCCTGCCTAACAATGGGCCTGGCATCGCCCCAGATGGTAACTTTGTGCTCAGCGAGTTTAATGTCAGTGCCACCGCACTGAATCCGGCGGGTGGTCAGCGTGTCAAAGGCGGTGTTCCGCAAGAACTACGCAATCCCAAAGCAGACTTTGAGCAGGCAAACTTCGCAGTTACGGAAGCGTTGAAAAAGGGCAATCGGGATCGGGGCTGGGCCGTGTCTCCTGAAGGTGGCTTCCGCCATGAAGCGACCTTTGAGTTTGCCAATCCTGTGGCCTTCAAAGGCGGTTCGCAGTTCATCATCCAGATGAGCCAGCCCTTCCAAAATGGTCGCTACAATCTGGGGCGTTTCCGCCTGTGGGTGACCTCCAGCCCCGTGGTCCGTTTCGGCGTGGCGAAGGCCGTGGCAGACGGCATCAAAACCCCTGCGGCTAAACGCACCACTGAGCAAAAAGCCGCGCTGGTGGCTCACTTCCTGGATCAAGCACGCGACTATCAGACCACGAAAAAGTCCCTGGCTGCCGCCAAGCGCCCCTTGCCAGTGGATACGCAACTGGTTGCCCTGGAGGCCAAATACCAGAGCAGCCAGAGTCCCATCACGCTAGATCCTAAACTGGTGCAGCTCCGCCGTGATGCGGACCTCAGCTCTAAACAACTGGGCAACAAACGACTCACCGCCGCACAGGACCTCGCCTGGGCCCTCATCAATTCCCCCGCGTTCTTATTTAACCACTAG